The following is a genomic window from Fundidesulfovibrio soli.
CCGGCCTGGGCCGGAAAGCGGATGGGCCGGGTGCCCGACGCCCCGGTGAAGAACTCAGGGAACTTGTGGCGGTAGCTCTTGACCGTGGTCACCGTGATCCCCAGGGCCGCGGCGATGTCGCGGTGGGTCAGGCTGGGCTCCTCGGCCCCGGGCGCGGCGGGGGTCTCGCTCATTTCTTGCCGGAGAGCACCAAGGCCAGGGCGGTGGTCAGCTTCATGACCTGCTGGTTGCCGGAGCGCACAAGGTCGGCCATGCGCGCGGCCAGAGCGGTGAGCAGGCGGCAGCCCAGCTCGGGCTCGCGGCGCACCAGATCGAAGAGCCGGGCCCTGTCCGTGACCAGGAAGGTCGAGGGCTCCAGCGTCTCCACTGTGGCGGAGCGCGGGTTGTCGGAGATCAGGCCCATCTCCCCGAAGAAGGGCAGCGCCTCCCCGGTGAGGGTGGCCAGCACCTTGGTCGGGTCCAGGCCGCCCAGGGCGGCGGCGTCAACGGGCAGTAGCATGGACTTGACGATACGCACCCGCCCCTGGACCAGCACGAACATCTCCTCCCCGGGCTCGTTCTCCACGATCACGCGGGTGCCGGCCCCGACCTGGCGCGGCTCGAAGATGGGGCGCACCTTGGCCAGGGCGTCCTCGTCAAGGCCGCGCAGCAAGCCGATGTCTTTCCAGCGTACGTCCATCAGGGCCTGCGCTCCAGGTAGACGATGCC
Proteins encoded in this region:
- a CDS encoding cyclic nucleotide-binding domain-containing protein, which gives rise to MDVRWKDIGLLRGLDEDALAKVRPIFEPRQVGAGTRVIVENEPGEEMFVLVQGRVRIVKSMLLPVDAAALGGLDPTKVLATLTGEALPFFGEMGLISDNPRSATVETLEPSTFLVTDRARLFDLVRREPELGCRLLTALAARMADLVRSGNQQVMKLTTALALVLSGKK